One Pseudorhodoplanes sinuspersici DNA segment encodes these proteins:
- a CDS encoding response regulator, which translates to MPVNFAMPILVVDDYNTMVRIIRNLLKQIGFQDIDDASDGTSALRRLRERPYGLVISDWNMEPMTGYDLLKEMRADPQLASVPFIMITAESKTENVIAAKQAGVNNYIVKPFNAQTLKAKIEAVFADQTQAA; encoded by the coding sequence ATGCCGGTCAACTTCGCGATGCCCATTCTGGTCGTCGACGATTACAACACCATGGTCCGTATCATCCGCAACCTGCTGAAGCAGATCGGCTTCCAGGATATCGACGACGCCTCGGACGGCACCTCGGCGCTGCGCCGGTTGCGCGAGCGGCCTTACGGCCTCGTCATCTCCGACTGGAACATGGAGCCGATGACCGGCTACGATCTTTTGAAGGAAATGCGCGCCGACCCGCAGCTTGCGAGCGTGCCGTTCATCATGATCACAGCGGAATCGAAAACCGAGAATGTGATCGCTGCGAAACAGGCCGGCGTGAACAACTATATCGTCAAGCCGTTCAACGCGCAGACGCTGAAGGCCAAGATCGAAGCGGTTTTTGCTGACCAGACACAGGCGGCTTAG
- a CDS encoding TIGR01459 family HAD-type hydrolase: MTIFSESLAALAPEYDVILSDVWGVVHNGVAAFPEACEALTRFREGGGTVVLITNAPRPNGVVAAQLEHFGAPRSIYDAIVASGDVTRNVIVQRPGQTILHIGPKRDLATFEGLDVRFAPVESADYVICTGLFHEDTETPDDYRPMLEAMRARDLFMVCGNPDVVVERGDTLLYCAGAIADLYVKMGGDVLYAGKPYAPIYDLALKLAQDARGKAVDRQRVLAIGDSVRTDFAGATAYGIDCMFVTAGIHAAEFGGRDDPDPDAVERVLVAAGGKPRAIARRLKW, from the coding sequence TTGACCATTTTCTCCGAAAGCTTGGCGGCTCTTGCGCCGGAATACGATGTCATTTTGTCCGATGTCTGGGGGGTCGTGCATAACGGCGTCGCTGCCTTTCCGGAGGCCTGCGAGGCGCTGACGCGTTTTCGCGAGGGCGGCGGAACCGTGGTGCTGATCACCAATGCGCCGCGTCCGAACGGCGTGGTCGCAGCGCAACTCGAACATTTCGGCGCGCCGCGCAGCATCTACGATGCCATCGTCGCCTCCGGCGATGTGACGCGCAACGTGATCGTGCAGCGTCCGGGGCAGACCATTCTGCATATCGGGCCGAAGCGCGATCTCGCGACGTTCGAAGGACTGGATGTGCGTTTCGCGCCGGTCGAGAGCGCCGATTATGTGATCTGCACCGGCCTGTTCCACGAAGATACTGAAACGCCGGACGATTATCGCCCGATGCTGGAGGCGATGCGTGCGCGCGATCTATTCATGGTCTGCGGCAATCCCGATGTCGTTGTCGAACGCGGCGACACGCTTCTCTATTGCGCCGGTGCGATCGCCGATCTCTATGTGAAGATGGGCGGCGACGTTCTCTATGCCGGCAAGCCCTATGCGCCGATCTACGATCTGGCGCTCAAGCTCGCGCAGGACGCGCGCGGCAAAGCGGTGGATCGCCAGCGCGTGCTGGCGATCGGCGATTCGGTGCGTACCGATTTTGCCGGCGCAACCGCCTACGGCATCGATTGCATGTTCGTGACCGCCGGCATCCACGCGGCCGAATTCGGGGGCCGCGATGATCCTGATCCCGATGCGGTCGAGCGCGTGCTGGTGGCGGCCGGCGGCAAGCCGCGGGCGATTGCAAGACGGTTGAAGTGGTAG
- a CDS encoding EAL domain-containing protein, producing the protein MLRLTAIFIAICVVVIAASLGAVGYLVFGLSGTEASLLALAAMSGLALYNTVTARLHDRDLVGKQIADLSRGTADLARQVAEMTRRQIAIEHQEAARRSPGPNEALAAEIGELGELLKQLAETIADHETRLTELREEPSAILAALAAAAPAQAAAEMPVAVAASQDDATRPHVVAAQAVAAAPPVDALTASGPFKGKKHDEIADIIRTAIDENRIDLYLQPVLTLPQRKVRYYEAMTRLRRDDGTLILPADFLAHAEKANLLARIDNVQLFRCVQVLRRLLLQNREIGLFCNVSVPTLNDTDVFRQFYDFLEANRALTTALTLEFTQDSLRSLGPLEQESLASLSSLGYRFSMDRVTDLRMGPRDLADMGVRFVKVPADLLLSKGSSSSDIHAADLSDLLGRHGISLIAERIETEATVIDLLDYDVRFGQGFLFSAPRPVRAEALQAGPAQRPDPAPAAGTGTAEPQRSAPSPVMGGLVAHAAM; encoded by the coding sequence ATGCTGAGGCTGACGGCGATATTTATTGCGATCTGCGTTGTTGTCATCGCAGCGTCGCTCGGTGCTGTCGGTTATCTGGTCTTTGGTCTCTCCGGAACCGAAGCAAGCCTGTTGGCGCTGGCTGCTATGTCCGGTCTTGCTCTGTACAATACGGTGACGGCGCGGCTGCATGATCGCGATCTTGTCGGCAAGCAGATTGCCGATCTCTCGCGCGGCACGGCGGACCTTGCGCGTCAGGTCGCCGAAATGACCCGGCGCCAGATCGCCATCGAACATCAGGAAGCGGCACGGCGGTCGCCGGGTCCGAACGAGGCGCTGGCCGCCGAGATCGGTGAGCTTGGAGAATTGCTCAAGCAGCTGGCCGAGACCATTGCCGACCATGAAACGCGCTTGACCGAGCTGCGAGAGGAACCGTCGGCGATCCTGGCCGCACTGGCTGCGGCAGCGCCGGCACAGGCCGCGGCCGAAATGCCCGTTGCCGTCGCAGCGTCTCAGGACGACGCGACGCGGCCGCATGTGGTCGCGGCTCAGGCGGTCGCGGCTGCCCCGCCGGTCGATGCATTGACGGCAAGCGGTCCGTTCAAAGGCAAGAAGCACGACGAGATCGCGGACATCATCCGCACCGCCATCGATGAAAACAGGATCGATCTCTATCTGCAGCCGGTGCTGACACTGCCGCAACGCAAGGTGCGCTATTACGAGGCGATGACGCGATTGCGGAGGGATGACGGCACGCTGATTCTGCCGGCCGACTTCCTGGCACATGCCGAGAAAGCCAATCTGCTCGCCCGCATCGACAATGTACAGCTCTTCCGCTGCGTGCAGGTGCTGCGACGCCTTCTGTTGCAGAATCGCGAAATCGGCTTGTTCTGCAACGTGTCGGTGCCGACCCTGAACGACACCGACGTCTTCCGGCAATTCTATGACTTCCTGGAAGCGAACCGCGCACTGACGACCGCGCTCACGCTGGAATTCACGCAAGACTCGCTACGCAGCCTGGGACCGCTGGAACAGGAGAGCCTCGCTTCGCTGAGCTCGCTCGGATACCGCTTCTCCATGGATCGAGTCACCGATCTGCGCATGGGACCGCGCGACCTGGCCGATATGGGCGTGCGTTTCGTCAAGGTGCCGGCCGACCTGTTGCTCAGCAAGGGCAGTTCGTCATCCGACATTCACGCCGCCGATCTGTCGGACCTGTTGGGCCGTCACGGCATCAGCCTGATTGCAGAGCGGATCGAGACCGAAGCGACGGTGATCGATCTGCTCGATTACGATGTGCGCTTCGGCCAGGGCTTCCTGTTCTCGGCGCCGCGCCCCGTCCGGGCGGAAGCGTTGCAGGCCGGTCCGGCACAACGGCCCGATCCGGCCCCGGCGGCCGGGACCGGCACCGCGGAGCCGCAGCGATCGGCGCCATCTCCGGTCATGGGCGGCCTTGTGGCTCACGCGGCGATGTAA
- the ileS gene encoding isoleucine--tRNA ligase has protein sequence MTKPERDYSETLFLPQTQFPMRAGLPEREPMLLKRWKEEDLYGKLREAAKGRRKFILHDGPPYANGNIHIGHALNKVLKDVVARSQQMLGFDSNYVPGWDCHGLPIEWRVEEENYRSKGKTKPDFSDPQAMIAFRQECRAYAQHWLNVQRAEFIRLGVEGDWDHPYTTMSYPAEAQISREIIKFAKNGTLYRGSKPVMWSVVEKTALAEAEIEYEDYTSDMVWVKFPVRSARGKRHKELEKKYDGASVVIWTTTPWTLPGNRAISYSPKIAYGLYKITDAAPDNWAKLGDLLILSDNLAGDVFKQARVAAYDKIADVPADDLADLACAHPLRAMGYDFTVPLLAGDHVTDDTGTGFVHTAPSHGRDDFEIWMDYARDLEADGISTVIPYPVDENGAYTAQAPGFTGRRVINDKGDKGDANDAVIKALVEAGNIIARGRLKHQYPHSWRSKKPVIFRNTPQWFIAMDKGIAAKGDTLRERALDAIAETQWVPPAGENRINGMIESKPDWVISRQRAWGVPITVFIKEKNDGSVEILNDPAVDKRIGDAFEKEGADAWYAEGAAERFLGDRAKEGWKKVDDILDVWFDSGSTHAFVLEDPKHFPQLASIKRKPKGDDVVMYLEGSDQHRGWFQSSLLESCGTRGVAPFDMVLTHGFVLDENGRKMSKSLGNTTAPQDVIKNSGADILRMWVCASDYADDLRIGPEILKGTVETYRKLRNTIRWMLGSLAHFHDDERVKADAMPELERLMLHRLAELDVAVREAYRAFDYKRIFALLNAFMTSELSAFYFDIRKDTLYCDPISSHKRKAALTVIDYLFRCTVIWLAPMLCFTAEEAWLSRYGDDAESVHLQEFPHVLPAWRDDALAEKWRKIRSIRRVVTGALELERAQKRIGSSLEAAPVVYVSDQDLFAAIVDADLAEICITSAATLVDGEGPAEAFRLDDVRGVAVVPERAHGRKCARSWKISESVGEDPQYPEVTPRDAQALREWDTLRKAAE, from the coding sequence ATGACCAAGCCTGAACGCGACTATTCCGAGACCCTGTTCCTGCCGCAAACGCAATTTCCGATGCGCGCCGGCTTGCCCGAGCGCGAGCCGATGCTGCTCAAGCGCTGGAAGGAGGAGGACCTCTACGGCAAGCTGCGCGAGGCCGCGAAGGGGCGCCGCAAATTCATCCTGCATGACGGCCCGCCTTACGCGAACGGCAACATCCATATCGGCCACGCGCTCAACAAGGTGCTGAAGGACGTCGTCGCCCGCAGCCAGCAGATGCTCGGTTTCGACTCCAATTATGTGCCGGGCTGGGACTGCCACGGCCTGCCGATCGAATGGCGGGTCGAGGAAGAGAACTATCGTTCGAAGGGCAAGACCAAGCCGGATTTCAGCGATCCGCAGGCGATGATCGCCTTCCGTCAGGAATGCCGCGCCTATGCGCAGCATTGGCTGAACGTGCAGCGCGCCGAATTCATCCGCCTCGGCGTCGAGGGCGACTGGGATCATCCCTACACCACGATGAGCTACCCGGCCGAGGCGCAGATCTCGCGCGAGATCATCAAGTTCGCGAAGAACGGCACCCTCTATCGCGGCAGTAAGCCGGTGATGTGGTCGGTGGTCGAAAAGACCGCGCTCGCCGAAGCCGAAATCGAATACGAGGATTACACCTCGGACATGGTCTGGGTGAAATTCCCGGTGCGCTCCGCACGCGGCAAGCGCCACAAGGAACTGGAGAAGAAATACGACGGCGCATCGGTGGTGATCTGGACCACCACGCCCTGGACGCTGCCGGGCAACCGCGCGATCAGCTATTCGCCGAAGATCGCTTACGGCCTTTACAAGATCACCGACGCTGCGCCAGATAACTGGGCGAAGTTGGGCGACCTGTTGATCCTGTCGGACAATCTCGCCGGCGACGTGTTCAAACAGGCGCGTGTTGCTGCCTACGACAAGATCGCCGACGTACCGGCGGATGATCTCGCCGATCTCGCCTGCGCGCATCCGCTGCGCGCGATGGGCTACGACTTCACCGTGCCGTTGCTGGCCGGCGATCACGTCACCGACGATACCGGTACAGGTTTCGTGCATACGGCGCCAAGCCATGGTCGCGACGACTTTGAAATCTGGATGGATTACGCCCGCGATCTCGAAGCCGATGGCATCAGTACTGTTATCCCATATCCCGTCGACGAAAACGGCGCCTATACCGCGCAGGCGCCGGGCTTCACCGGCAGGCGCGTCATCAACGACAAAGGCGATAAGGGCGACGCCAATGACGCGGTGATCAAGGCGCTGGTCGAGGCCGGCAACATCATCGCGCGCGGCCGTCTCAAGCATCAATATCCGCATTCCTGGCGATCGAAGAAGCCGGTGATCTTCCGCAACACGCCGCAATGGTTCATTGCGATGGACAAGGGCATTGCCGCCAAGGGCGATACCTTGCGCGAACGCGCGCTCGACGCCATCGCCGAAACGCAATGGGTGCCGCCGGCCGGCGAGAACCGCATCAACGGCATGATCGAGAGCAAGCCGGACTGGGTGATCTCACGTCAGCGTGCCTGGGGCGTGCCGATCACCGTCTTCATCAAGGAGAAGAACGACGGTTCGGTCGAGATCCTGAACGATCCGGCGGTCGACAAACGCATCGGCGATGCCTTCGAAAAGGAAGGCGCGGATGCCTGGTATGCGGAAGGTGCTGCCGAGCGCTTCCTTGGCGATCGTGCGAAGGAAGGTTGGAAGAAGGTCGACGACATTCTCGATGTCTGGTTCGATTCCGGCTCCACGCACGCATTCGTGCTGGAAGACCCGAAGCATTTCCCGCAGCTTGCGAGCATTAAACGCAAGCCGAAGGGCGACGACGTCGTCATGTATCTCGAAGGCTCGGACCAGCATCGCGGCTGGTTCCAGTCGTCGCTCCTGGAAAGTTGCGGCACGCGCGGCGTTGCGCCCTTCGACATGGTGCTGACGCACGGCTTCGTTCTCGACGAGAACGGCCGCAAGATGTCGAAGTCGCTCGGCAACACCACGGCGCCGCAGGACGTGATCAAGAATTCCGGCGCCGATATCCTGCGCATGTGGGTGTGTGCGTCGGATTATGCCGACGATCTGCGTATCGGGCCGGAAATCCTCAAAGGCACGGTCGAGACCTATCGCAAGCTGCGCAACACCATCCGCTGGATGCTCGGTTCGCTCGCGCATTTCCATGACGACGAGCGCGTCAAGGCCGATGCGATGCCGGAGCTGGAGCGGCTGATGCTGCACCGGCTCGCCGAACTCGATGTGGCGGTGAGGGAGGCCTATCGCGCCTTCGATTACAAGCGCATCTTCGCGCTGCTCAACGCCTTCATGACCAGCGAGCTGTCGGCCTTCTATTTCGATATCCGCAAGGACACGCTCTATTGCGATCCGATCTCGTCGCACAAGCGCAAGGCGGCGCTGACCGTGATCGATTATCTGTTCCGCTGCACGGTGATCTGGCTCGCGCCGATGCTCTGCTTCACCGCGGAAGAGGCGTGGCTGTCGCGTTACGGCGATGATGCGGAGTCCGTGCATCTGCAGGAATTTCCGCATGTTCTGCCGGCCTGGCGCGACGATGCGCTGGCCGAGAAGTGGCGCAAGATCCGCAGCATCCGCCGCGTCGTCACTGGTGCGCTCGAACTCGAGCGCGCGCAGAAACGGATCGGTTCGTCGCTTGAAGCGGCGCCGGTGGTCTATGTCTCGGATCAGGATTTGTTCGCTGCGATCGTCGATGCTGACTTGGCTGAAATCTGCATCACCTCGGCGGCGACGCTGGTGGACGGCGAGGGACCGGCCGAGGCCTTCCGCCTCGACGATGTGCGCGGCGTTGCCGTCGTGCCCGAGCGGGCCCATGGCAGAAAATGCGCGCGCTCGTGGAAGATCTCGGAAAGCGTCGGCGAAGACCCGCAATATCCGGAGGTCACCCCGCGCGACGCGCAGGCGCTGCGTGAATGGGACACGCTGCGAAAAGCTGCGGAGTAA
- a CDS encoding bifunctional riboflavin kinase/FAD synthetase: MPPVSKDKPFVVVRDDGPDIAKLRTAVVAIGNFDGVHRGHRSVIALAQRRAAAAGRPAAVLTLEPHPRSYFRADEKLFRLSDETQKLRLLAATGVDGAVVLTFNAALASLPAEQFVSKILVERLAVSGVAIGFDFHFGQGRGGSPAFLKDAGARYGFPVDVAPPLEDEGRPVSSGTIRSALEAGRVVEATELLGYPWFVSGEVIHGEKRGRDLGFPTANLKLDPACGLKHGIYAVRVGIGDKRYDGVASFGRRPTFDNGAPLLETFLFDFSGDLYGKTVDVALIGWIRPEEKFDSIAALVSQMTIDSERARDALKRSGDAFPPLGMN; encoded by the coding sequence ATGCCGCCAGTCTCGAAGGACAAGCCATTCGTCGTCGTCCGTGACGACGGGCCCGACATTGCCAAACTGCGCACTGCGGTCGTCGCCATCGGTAATTTCGACGGCGTGCATCGCGGCCACCGCTCGGTCATCGCGCTGGCGCAGCGCCGTGCCGCGGCGGCGGGCCGTCCGGCGGCGGTGTTGACGCTCGAGCCGCATCCGCGCTCCTACTTTCGCGCCGACGAAAAACTGTTCCGGCTGTCGGACGAAACGCAAAAACTGCGGCTGCTGGCGGCCACCGGAGTCGACGGCGCGGTGGTGCTGACCTTCAACGCCGCTTTGGCCAGCCTGCCGGCCGAGCAATTCGTCTCGAAAATCCTGGTGGAGCGGCTGGCGGTGAGCGGCGTCGCCATCGGCTTCGATTTCCATTTCGGGCAGGGGCGGGGCGGATCGCCGGCCTTTCTGAAGGATGCCGGCGCCCGCTATGGCTTCCCGGTCGATGTGGCGCCGCCCCTGGAGGATGAGGGGCGGCCGGTGTCTTCGGGAACGATTCGCTCAGCGCTCGAAGCCGGCCGCGTGGTCGAGGCGACCGAACTGCTCGGCTATCCCTGGTTCGTGTCCGGGGAGGTGATCCACGGCGAAAAGCGGGGCCGCGACCTCGGCTTTCCCACCGCCAATCTCAAGCTCGACCCGGCCTGCGGCCTGAAGCACGGCATTTATGCGGTGCGGGTCGGGATCGGCGACAAACGCTATGACGGGGTGGCGAGTTTCGGTCGCCGTCCCACCTTCGATAATGGCGCGCCGCTGCTGGAAACCTTTCTGTTCGATTTTTCCGGCGATCTCTACGGCAAGACCGTGGATGTCGCGCTGATCGGCTGGATCAGGCCGGAGGAGAAATTCGACAGCATCGCTGCGCTGGTTTCGCAGATGACCATCGATTCGGAGCGCGCCCGCGACGCCCTGAAGCGGTCGGGCGATGCTTTTCCACCGCTGGGCATGAATTAG
- a CDS encoding glycosyltransferase family 39 protein has protein sequence MDARTAVADGGFFASVVDFAARKPLQTLAIVLGAHLVVWTLLPLLTSSNLELDLAEDLALGKEWQLGYWKHPPLPWWLADLGYRITGHIGVVYALGPLAVVACFIGVYLLSRDIVGPVQALIATLSLAGIHFYNYSAVKFAHDQMQLPFWALTGLFLYRALVSGRMLNWMLAGAMMALCFWSKYAAFALGVSIALFLLIDPVARRSLRTPGPYVMAAVFLVVIAPNAWWLIDSGFLPMRYVSDRAKAVLYPYQFITLPLQWVASQVFFTFPAWVLLGLTLFPRQAGSEPVRQSGSFARRYVTMLAFGPFAVVTLIGIATGRAPIATWGYPLWSFLPLAALLWFGPVSDPQRKQLFAAGFIFLFLLAPAIWIGVWIAEPHVRTRPKATQFPGQALATRMTEIWREKTGTPLRYVAGTEFAANNVAVYSPDRPHVIVHGRPAISPWIDMNDVKKRGAIVIWEVGLPFAYVDEWRKTFGAEGDPVIIELPRQHGGRPAHIGYWIVPPRN, from the coding sequence ATGGATGCGAGAACGGCGGTAGCAGACGGCGGGTTTTTCGCCTCGGTCGTCGATTTTGCGGCCCGCAAGCCTTTACAGACGCTCGCTATTGTCCTCGGTGCGCACCTCGTCGTGTGGACATTGTTGCCGCTTTTGACGAGCTCCAATCTGGAGCTCGATCTCGCCGAGGACCTGGCGCTCGGCAAGGAATGGCAGCTCGGCTACTGGAAGCATCCGCCGCTGCCATGGTGGCTGGCCGATCTCGGCTATCGCATCACCGGCCATATCGGCGTCGTCTATGCGCTCGGCCCGCTCGCGGTCGTGGCCTGCTTCATCGGCGTGTATCTGCTCTCGCGCGACATCGTTGGCCCAGTGCAAGCCCTGATCGCGACGCTGTCGCTGGCCGGCATCCATTTCTACAATTATTCGGCCGTGAAATTCGCGCATGACCAGATGCAATTGCCGTTCTGGGCGCTGACCGGTCTGTTTCTGTATCGCGCCCTCGTTTCCGGCCGGATGCTGAACTGGATGCTCGCCGGCGCCATGATGGCGCTGTGCTTCTGGTCGAAATACGCGGCCTTCGCGCTTGGGGTCAGCATCGCGCTGTTCCTGTTGATCGATCCAGTCGCACGCCGCAGTCTTCGCACGCCCGGGCCTTATGTCATGGCGGCGGTCTTTCTTGTGGTGATCGCCCCGAATGCGTGGTGGCTGATCGATTCCGGCTTTCTGCCGATGCGTTATGTGAGCGATCGCGCCAAGGCCGTCCTGTATCCGTATCAGTTCATCACGCTGCCGCTGCAATGGGTCGCAAGTCAGGTCTTCTTCACATTTCCGGCCTGGGTCTTGTTGGGCCTCACGTTATTTCCCCGCCAGGCCGGATCGGAACCCGTGCGGCAATCGGGCTCCTTCGCCCGCCGCTATGTCACGATGCTCGCATTCGGCCCGTTCGCGGTCGTGACACTGATCGGCATTGCCACCGGCCGGGCGCCGATCGCGACATGGGGATATCCGCTGTGGTCGTTTCTGCCGCTGGCCGCGTTGCTCTGGTTCGGGCCGGTGTCGGACCCGCAACGCAAGCAGCTTTTCGCCGCCGGGTTTATCTTTCTGTTCCTGCTGGCCCCGGCCATCTGGATCGGTGTCTGGATCGCCGAACCTCATGTCCGGACGCGTCCGAAAGCCACGCAATTTCCCGGTCAGGCGCTGGCGACCCGCATGACAGAGATATGGCGGGAGAAAACCGGAACGCCGCTTCGTTATGTCGCCGGCACCGAATTCGCCGCCAACAATGTCGCGGTCTATTCGCCGGATCGACCGCATGTGATCGTGCATGGCCGGCCGGCGATCAGTCCCTGGATCGATATGAACGACGTGAAGAAGCGCGGCGCGATTGTCATCTGGGAGGTGGGCCTGCCCTTCGCCTATGTGGACGAGTGGCGAAAGACATTCGGCGCCGAGGGCGATCCCGTTATCATCGAGTTGCCGCGGCAGCACGGTGGGCGGCCGGCGCATATCGGCTATTGGATTGTTCCGCCGCGCAACTAA
- the lspA gene encoding signal peptidase II, with protein MMKLANYLWGPLTRDGVAAALVTALLDQASKLWLLYAFDLGSRDRVPVLPFLDLVLVWNKGISYGLFAQNSALGQMLLLGFKIVAAVFLWGWLARAENRLMAVSLGLIIGGAIGNAVDRLAHGAVVDFVLLHLTTATFTFNWYVFNLADVAIVAGVAGLMYETLLGARAAKAP; from the coding sequence ATGATGAAGCTTGCCAATTATCTTTGGGGCCCGCTCACCCGCGACGGTGTTGCCGCTGCGCTGGTCACTGCGTTGCTCGATCAGGCCAGCAAGCTGTGGCTGCTCTATGCCTTCGATCTCGGCTCGCGCGACCGGGTTCCGGTGCTGCCCTTTCTCGATCTGGTGCTGGTCTGGAACAAGGGCATCAGCTACGGGCTGTTCGCGCAGAATTCGGCGCTTGGCCAGATGCTGCTCCTGGGGTTCAAGATCGTGGCCGCGGTATTCCTGTGGGGGTGGCTGGCGCGGGCCGAAAACCGCCTGATGGCGGTCTCGCTCGGCCTGATCATCGGCGGTGCCATCGGCAACGCGGTCGATCGGCTGGCGCACGGGGCGGTGGTGGATTTTGTCCTCCTGCACCTGACCACGGCCACATTCACCTTCAACTGGTATGTCTTTAACCTCGCCGACGTGGCCATCGTTGCCGGGGTGGCGGGTTTGATGTATGAAACCCTCCTGGGGGCACGCGCCGCAAAAGCGCCCTGA
- a CDS encoding glycosyltransferase family 2 protein — MNEPDISVVLPAHNEAGNITRMTATLERILKDQGRYEIVFVDDGSDDDTLSAIRDAAAGSSSVRYLSFTRNFGHQEALRAGLRHARGRAVIVMDADFEHPPELIPQLIAAWHDGAKVVATKREDGDASLPPMKSFTSKLYYKFLDAIGDVRIEPGSADFMLLDRNVVNTINNFADQDVFLRGTVRWFGYPTRTVTFSRGSRTYGKSKYTLKRMIDLAVTGIAAHSVQPLRLAIWLALAAAAIGFLLVVYSVVSFFFIESTVTGWTSLMATVAILGAAQLLVLGIIGEYVGRTLREARGRPTYVIAETETDLVSGEASAKLVQSAE, encoded by the coding sequence ATGAACGAACCTGATATCTCCGTGGTGCTGCCGGCTCATAACGAAGCCGGCAATATCACGCGCATGACCGCGACGCTTGAACGCATCCTGAAGGACCAGGGGCGTTATGAGATCGTCTTCGTCGATGATGGTTCGGACGACGACACGCTTTCAGCGATCCGTGATGCGGCAGCCGGCAGTTCCTCCGTGCGCTATCTGTCGTTCACGCGCAATTTCGGCCATCAGGAAGCGTTGCGCGCCGGCCTTCGTCATGCGCGCGGCCGCGCCGTGATCGTGATGGATGCCGACTTCGAGCATCCGCCCGAACTCATTCCGCAATTGATCGCGGCCTGGCATGACGGGGCGAAAGTCGTCGCAACCAAACGCGAAGACGGCGACGCATCGCTGCCGCCGATGAAGAGCTTCACCTCGAAGCTCTATTACAAATTCCTCGATGCGATCGGCGATGTGCGGATCGAGCCCGGCAGCGCCGACTTCATGCTGCTCGACCGTAATGTGGTGAACACCATCAACAATTTCGCCGATCAGGATGTATTCCTGCGCGGCACCGTGCGCTGGTTCGGCTATCCGACGCGGACCGTCACCTTTTCGCGCGGTTCGCGGACCTATGGCAAAAGCAAATACACGCTGAAGCGAATGATCGATCTCGCCGTCACCGGCATCGCGGCGCACAGCGTACAACCGTTGCGGCTGGCGATCTGGCTCGCGCTCGCCGCGGCGGCGATCGGTTTCCTGCTGGTCGTCTATTCTGTCGTCAGCTTTTTCTTTATCGAGAGCACCGTCACCGGCTGGACTTCACTGATGGCGACGGTGGCCATCCTCGGCGCCGCGCAATTGCTGGTGCTTGGCATCATCGGCGAATATGTCGGCCGCACGCTGCGCGAGGCCCGCGGCCGGCCGACTTATGTCATTGCCGAGACCGAGACCGATCTCGTATCGGGCGAGGCTTCCGCGAAGCTCGTGCAGAGCGCGGAGTGA
- a CDS encoding MaoC family dehydratase — protein MNATPTKAAVDPRMVRTLFFEDLAVGMRETLMKTVMETDVVGFANVSGDDNPIHLCDTYAAGTRFGQRIAHGLYTASLISAVLGTRLPGAGAVYRSQTLNFHAPVKIGDVVNVIVEVTELVREGRKVKLHCEALVDNMLVLDGEAIVSVPSRPKAGLS, from the coding sequence ATGAACGCAACGCCCACCAAAGCCGCCGTCGACCCGCGCATGGTCCGGACCTTGTTCTTCGAGGACCTCGCCGTCGGCATGCGCGAAACGCTGATGAAGACGGTGATGGAGACTGACGTCGTCGGCTTCGCCAATGTCTCGGGCGACGACAATCCGATCCATCTTTGCGACACCTATGCCGCCGGCACGCGCTTTGGCCAGAGGATCGCGCATGGGCTCTACACCGCCAGCCTGATTTCGGCGGTGCTGGGCACGCGGCTGCCCGGCGCAGGCGCCGTCTATCGCTCGCAGACGCTGAATTTCCATGCGCCGGTGAAAATCGGCGATGTGGTCAACGTCATTGTCGAGGTGACGGAACTGGTCCGTGAGGGGCGCAAGGTGAAGCTGCATTGCGAGGCGCTGGTGGACAACATGCTGGTGCTGGACGGGGAGGCCATCGTCTCGGTCCCCTCCCGGCCGAAAGCCGGCCTGTCTTGA